One Bacillota bacterium genomic window carries:
- a CDS encoding non-heme iron oxygenase ferredoxin subunit codes for MADFQPALPFPELPPGASRKVRLAGRVIALWNTGQAIFATDDLCTHERASLSEGDFDPDAGIVACPKHGARFDLRTGKALTLPAYRPLRTYPVEVRDGQIAVKLDP; via the coding sequence ATGGCGGACTTCCAGCCGGCTCTCCCCTTCCCGGAGCTCCCGCCCGGGGCAAGCCGCAAGGTGCGCCTGGCCGGTAGGGTGATCGCCCTGTGGAACACGGGGCAGGCGATTTTCGCCACGGATGACCTTTGCACCCATGAGCGGGCGAGCCTGAGCGAGGGCGACTTCGACCCCGACGCGGGCATCGTGGCCTGCCCGAAGCACGGCGCCCGCTTCGACCTCCGAACCGGCAAGGCGCTCACGCTGCCCGCCTATAGGCCGCTGCGCACCTACCCCGTTGAGGTGCGGGACGGGCAGATCGCGGTAAAGCTGGACCCGTAG
- the murB gene encoding UDP-N-acetylmuramate dehydrogenase, with the protein MKASHRATLARTWSELLRERVRGPVLDHEPMASHTAFRIGGPADVLVIPESRDDLARALETCHRHGLPVTVIGRGSNLLVSDDGIEGVVIQIARGLSRAEFNGTTLEVEAGAPLPAMSWQAAMHGLSGLEFGVMIPGSVGGGIVMNAGAHHRAIGSVVESVLCFGPDGSEVRLSAEDLRFAYRHSVLQSRPDLAVVSARLQLAPRPVEAITAEMESYLEARRRTQPLGEPGAGSIFKNPPGDYAGRLIEQAGLKGWRRGDVEVSPIHANFIVNKGRATCVEMLDAIRMVRRRVQEAFGVTLELEVKVVGRFVSAPLE; encoded by the coding sequence ATGAAGGCTTCACACAGAGCGACGCTTGCCCGTACCTGGAGTGAGCTCCTCAGGGAGCGGGTCCGCGGGCCGGTGCTGGACCACGAGCCGATGGCCTCGCATACCGCCTTCCGCATCGGCGGGCCTGCCGACGTGCTGGTCATCCCTGAAAGCCGCGACGACCTCGCCCGCGCTCTGGAGACGTGCCACCGTCACGGCCTTCCCGTCACCGTCATCGGCCGTGGCTCAAACCTCCTGGTCAGCGACGACGGCATCGAGGGCGTGGTCATCCAGATCGCCCGGGGGCTGTCCCGGGCCGAGTTCAACGGCACGACGCTGGAGGTCGAAGCCGGGGCGCCGCTTCCGGCCATGTCTTGGCAGGCGGCCATGCACGGGCTGTCGGGGCTGGAGTTCGGCGTCATGATCCCCGGGAGCGTCGGAGGCGGCATCGTCATGAACGCCGGCGCTCATCACCGAGCCATCGGTTCCGTGGTGGAAAGCGTGCTGTGCTTCGGGCCGGACGGGAGCGAGGTGCGCCTTTCGGCCGAGGATCTCCGGTTCGCGTACCGGCACAGCGTCCTTCAAAGCCGCCCTGACCTGGCGGTGGTGAGCGCCCGGCTCCAGCTTGCACCGCGGCCCGTCGAGGCCATCACGGCCGAGATGGAGTCGTACCTGGAGGCCCGGCGGCGCACGCAGCCCCTGGGCGAGCCCGGCGCCGGCAGCATCTTCAAGAACCCGCCGGGCGACTACGCCGGCCGCCTCATCGAGCAGGCCGGGCTGAAGGGCTGGCGCCGGGGCGACGTGGAGGTGTCGCCCATCCACGCCAACTTTATCGTGAACAAGGGCCGTGCCACGTGCGTCGAGATGCTCGACGCCATCCGCATGGTGCGCCGGCGCGTGCAGGAGGCGTTTGGCGTCACCCTCGAGCTCGAGGTGAAGGTCGTCGGCCGCTTCGTCAGCGCACCCCTGGAGTAG